A genomic stretch from Pseudobacteroides sp. includes:
- a CDS encoding recombinase family protein gives MNVVGYVRLSRDEDKENYSSIVAQKEIITEYAKKFNWEICRMYVDDNYSGYTFDRPAFSRMKEDIENGKVDIIIAKDISRIGRHNAKTLLFIEYVQTNGKRLILPEEGSGYDTEADDDDILGIKTWYNERYVKDISKKIKANMHIKQRKGELVMGNLYGYIKDPNNKSKLYIDENIRHIIQLIFKLYIDGLGYKKISDILNEKGYPTPSAYIKQKHAESGRVFKNLVSDLWQTHNIQRIVQNDLYIGTLWTHKKQNKKIGGKQEKVKKEEQYCFENHHEAIISKEDFELAQQINNKRRSLSDYSGKSFSSVKATYKGNAKYDYIFSSFVFCGDCGFAATGKNLGRKPKIIRGYECTQYAKYGLQRCVSHNVWEDKLLFFFKEFLKEIKNQYEEYLKTFNFEQSRKNVTESLNRLQKELKVTNEELKILLNQKIKDIIKETNAEYREIIEDSYSQLENDKKARINELTIKIEELKRVGNKDIEKKIQTAIDKFDSIIESERPDRKVLEMILDRILIYHDKTIEFKLLVDISELTYENASVI, from the coding sequence ATGAACGTGGTTGGTTATGTACGTTTATCCCGCGATGAAGATAAGGAAAACTACTCTTCTATAGTAGCACAGAAAGAAATTATTACAGAATATGCGAAAAAATTTAACTGGGAAATATGTAGAATGTATGTCGATGATAATTATAGCGGATATACATTTGATAGACCGGCTTTTTCAAGGATGAAAGAAGATATTGAGAATGGTAAAGTTGACATTATTATTGCAAAAGATATTTCGAGAATAGGAAGGCATAATGCGAAAACATTACTATTTATTGAATATGTACAAACAAATGGAAAGAGATTGATTTTGCCTGAAGAAGGTAGTGGTTATGACACAGAAGCAGATGATGATGATATACTTGGAATAAAAACATGGTATAATGAAAGATATGTAAAAGATATTTCTAAAAAAATTAAAGCAAATATGCACATAAAGCAAAGAAAAGGTGAACTCGTAATGGGAAATTTATACGGATATATAAAAGACCCGAATAACAAATCTAAACTATATATAGATGAGAATATTAGACACATTATTCAGTTAATATTTAAACTTTATATAGATGGCTTGGGGTATAAAAAGATTAGCGATATCCTAAATGAAAAAGGTTACCCAACACCATCAGCATATATTAAACAAAAACACGCTGAAAGTGGGCGAGTATTCAAAAATTTGGTTAGCGATTTGTGGCAGACTCATAATATTCAAAGAATAGTTCAAAATGATTTATATATTGGCACCTTATGGACACATAAAAAGCAAAATAAAAAAATTGGCGGGAAACAAGAAAAAGTAAAGAAAGAAGAACAGTATTGTTTTGAAAACCACCATGAAGCAATTATAAGCAAAGAGGATTTTGAATTAGCACAACAGATAAACAATAAGAGAAGAAGCCTCAGTGATTACAGCGGAAAGAGCTTTTCAAGTGTAAAAGCTACATATAAGGGAAATGCAAAATATGATTATATATTTTCATCCTTTGTTTTTTGTGGCGATTGTGGTTTTGCTGCAACTGGAAAGAATTTAGGAAGAAAACCTAAAATCATAAGGGGTTATGAATGTACACAATATGCGAAATATGGTCTTCAAAGGTGTGTTAGTCATAATGTATGGGAGGACAAACTCTTATTTTTCTTTAAAGAGTTTTTGAAAGAGATAAAAAATCAATATGAAGAGTATTTAAAAACCTTCAATTTTGAACAAAGTAGAAAGAATGTAACAGAGTCATTAAATAGACTTCAAAAGGAACTCAAGGTCACAAACGAAGAACTGAAGATACTTCTAAATCAGAAAATCAAAGATATAATCAAAGAGACGAATGCTGAATATCGTGAAATTATAGAAGATAGTTACTCTCAGCTAGAGAATGATAAAAAAGCTAGGATAAATGAATTAACAATAAAAATTGAAGAACTCAAAAGAGTCGGAAATAAGGATATCGAAAAGAAGATACAAACAGCTATTGATAAATTTGATAGCATCATTGAATCAGAACGACCTGATAGAAAGGTTCTTGAGATGATTTTGGACAGAATATTGATTTACCATGATAAAACTATAGAGTTTAAATTGCTTGTTGACATTTCAGAATTAACCTATGAAAACGCATCGGTGATATAG
- the asnB gene encoding asparagine synthase (glutamine-hydrolyzing) has product MCGIAGWINLKEDISQFEDTLDQMTSKLLKRGPDDSGKWISNHALIGHTRLVVVDPAGGCQPMVKNYSGREYVITYNGELYNTSDLREELASLGHKFISNSDTEVLLVSYIEWGPQCVEHLNGIYAFGVWDEASQSIFLARDRFGVKPLFYAQVGNALIFGSEIKVLLESKLIEPKIARDGLLEIFSLGPARTPGSGVFKDIQELKPAHCILHNNSGTFIQKYWSLSSDEHKDNLEYTIDTVRELVIDSITRQLVADVPVCVFLSGGLDSSAIAAIAAKSFAASGKSKLHTYSIDYEGNDLYFKANAFQPDSDAYWVKRMSDEYGTCHHYITIDNNDLAHALEDAVLARDLPGMADIDSSLLLFCRKVKQDATVALSGECAISPMRFHRLILKCQQAI; this is encoded by the coding sequence ATGTGTGGAATTGCTGGATGGATAAATCTCAAGGAAGATATAAGTCAATTTGAAGATACTTTGGATCAGATGACATCCAAGTTATTAAAAAGAGGTCCGGATGATAGTGGAAAATGGATTTCCAATCATGCCCTTATTGGTCACACAAGGCTCGTAGTAGTTGACCCGGCCGGAGGATGTCAGCCCATGGTCAAAAACTACAGCGGACGGGAATATGTAATTACATATAACGGTGAACTTTATAACACATCTGATTTGAGAGAAGAGCTTGCTTCGCTAGGTCACAAGTTTATCAGTAATTCAGATACCGAGGTTCTGCTTGTTTCATATATTGAGTGGGGGCCTCAGTGCGTCGAGCACTTAAACGGAATTTATGCATTCGGGGTATGGGACGAAGCATCCCAAAGTATTTTTCTGGCAAGGGACAGGTTTGGAGTTAAACCCTTGTTTTATGCCCAGGTTGGAAACGCTTTGATATTCGGTTCGGAAATAAAAGTGCTTCTTGAAAGTAAGCTAATTGAGCCCAAAATCGCAAGGGATGGCTTACTGGAAATTTTCTCTTTAGGACCTGCCAGAACCCCAGGCAGCGGTGTATTTAAAGATATACAAGAATTAAAGCCTGCCCACTGTATTTTGCATAACAATAGCGGAACATTTATTCAAAAGTACTGGTCTCTTTCAAGTGATGAGCATAAAGACAATCTGGAGTATACAATAGATACAGTAAGAGAACTTGTCATTGATTCTATTACCCGTCAGCTTGTTGCAGACGTACCCGTTTGTGTATTCCTGTCTGGAGGGCTGGATTCAAGTGCCATTGCAGCCATCGCTGCAAAATCATTTGCAGCCTCAGGGAAAAGCAAGCTTCACACATACTCAATAGATTATGAAGGAAACGATCTGTATTTTAAAGCCAATGCTTTCCAACCCGATTCTGATGCCTATTGGGTTAAACGCATGTCGGATGAATACGGCACATGCCATCACTACATAACTATAGACAACAATGATCTGGCACATGCACTTGAAGACGCTGTGCTGGCTAGGGATCTACCGGGCATGGCAGATATCGACTCATCACTTTTGCTGTTTTGCAGGAAAGTCAAACAGGATGCAACAGTCGCACTATCAGGTGAGTGTGCTATATCACCGATGCGTTTTCATAGGTTAATTCTGAAATGTCAACAAGCAATTTAA
- a CDS encoding ferritin, whose translation MISEKMQQKLNEQIQKEFFSAYLYLSMEAYFASRNLNGFSNFFRVQAQEERDHAMMFFTYVNHVGGKVRLGMIEEPKSDFQSIEEVMRMALEHEQYVTSSIYSIVDLAIEERDHKTNAFLQWFVTEQAEEEASAEGNLEKIKLIGSDGRGILMMDAELAQRVYTPPQTSQA comes from the coding sequence ATGATTAGTGAAAAAATGCAGCAAAAGCTTAATGAGCAAATACAAAAGGAATTTTTCTCTGCGTACCTCTATCTTTCAATGGAAGCGTACTTTGCTTCAAGAAACCTAAACGGGTTTTCCAATTTCTTCCGCGTACAGGCTCAGGAGGAAAGGGATCATGCTATGATGTTCTTTACCTATGTAAACCATGTAGGAGGGAAGGTAAGGCTGGGTATGATTGAGGAACCGAAATCGGATTTCCAATCAATTGAAGAGGTTATGAGAATGGCCTTAGAGCATGAACAGTATGTGACAAGTTCTATTTATAGTATAGTTGATCTGGCTATTGAAGAGAGAGATCATAAAACAAACGCATTTTTACAGTGGTTTGTAACTGAACAGGCGGAAGAAGAGGCTTCTGCTGAAGGTAATCTTGAAAAGATAAAGTTAATCGGATCGGACGGCAGGGGCATATTGATGATGGACGCCGAATTAGCCCAAAGGGTATATACTCCTCCTCAAACATCCCAGGCATAA